The Chthoniobacterales bacterium sequence GATTACATGGAGCTGGCATTTACTGGCTGATGTTCAGCGGCTGCATCGGGTTTGGCTTTGGCGACATGGCTTTGTTTGGAGCCCTGCCGAGAATCGGGCCGCGGCTGTCACTTTTGCTCACCCAGTGCCTGGCCGGTCCGGTGGCGGGATTGGTCGAATGGGTCTGGCTAAAGCAAAAAATTTCTTTTCCCGAGGGAATTTGCGGGGCTGTCATACTGATCGGAGTCGCCGTCGCGCTGTTTCCCAGTGGCAAAACCCCGGTTCATCGCTTCTTCTGGAGCGGAGTCGGTTTCGGGGTTCTCTCCGCGTTGGGGCAGGGGACCGGCGCTGTCCTGAGTCGCAAGGCCAATTGGATCAACCTCGCCGCCGCCACGCCCATTGACGGTGGCACAGCGGCCTTTCAGCGCATGCTCGGTGGCTTCCTCATCACCGCGATTTTGATCCTCAGCCTCAAGCGCGGCGGCAGGATAGGCTTTCTCGCCCCTGAAACTGGCCAGCTTCGCCGCGGCTGGCATTACATTCTGATCAACGGCCTCGTCGGTCCGTCGATCGGCGTCGGCTTCTACCAATTCGCCCTCTCCACCACCCCGAGCGCCATCGTTTTGGCCATTGTCGCAACCAGCCCGGTCATCGTTATGCTCCTGCAATACTTCATGGGAGAGGAAAAACCCGGCGCACTCTCCATCGCTGGCGCTTTCGTGGCTGTGGGCGGGGCCATCGTGCTGGCGACGATGAAAAGCTAAAGGAAATCCATCCGCCGCGCTTGCTCCGTTCTTTCGCCGACCTTATTATTGGCCCGCCACCCATTTAGCTCCTCAATTTTATGTCCACCGAATACGCCCATCCCGAAGCCCTTGTCAGCACCGATTGGCTGGCTGCGCACCTCACCGACCCGAGCATTCGCATCGTGGAAAGCAACGAGGACGTGCTCCTTTATGCCACTGGCCACATTCCTGGCGCGGTCCACATCGACTGGCGTAGCGACCTGCAGGACAATCTCATCCGCGACTACATTTCCCCGGAGAAATTTGCCGAAGTCGCCTCAAAAAACGGCATCACGCCCGAGACGACAGTCGTTTTCTACGGAGACAAATCCAACTGGTGGGCCACCTACGCGCTCTGGGCCTTCCGTCTTTTCGGCCATGAAAAAGTGAAAGTCCTCAACGGCGGCCGCGACAAATGGATCGCCGAAGGCCGCGACCTCACCCGCGAAAAACCAGCTCACGCTCCGACGAATTACCCTGTACCCGCCAAGCGGCTCGACCAGGAAATTCGCGCCTTCTACGAGGACGCCCTAGGCCATAGCAAAAATCATTTGCCCCTGATCGACGTCCGCTCGCCCGGCGAATTCAAGGGCGACATCACCCACATGCCCGAGTATCCGCAGGAAGGCGTCCTGCGCGGCGGCCACATTCCCGGTGCCAACAGCATTCCCTGGAAAACCGCCGCCAATGACGACGGCACCTTCAAATCCGCCGAGGAACTCACCAAAATTTACACCGAAGGAGTCGGCTTAAAGTCCGATGACGACATCATCGCCTACTGCCGGATCGGCGAACGGTCGAGTCACACCTGGTTCGTGCTCACCTATTTGCTCGGCTACGAAAAAGTCCGCAACTACGACGGCTCCTGGACCGAATGGGGCAATCGCGTCGGCTCGCCGATCGTGAGAGGAATCTAACTCGAATCCTCGTGAGCCATTACCCGCCCAAACTCACTGAAATCGTCGAGCTTTTCGAGTATTTGCCCGATGAGGAAAAGGTGGACGCCCTCATTTCCTACGCCGACCAGGCGAAAAATCAGGCTCCGCATGAAGGCGAGATATTCGATCTCGAAGACGTTCGCAAGGACGAGGAATGCACCGACACCGTGGGCGTTTTCCTCCGTGTCGATGAACATCAGGGCGCACACTTTCGCATCAGCCTCGGGCCGCAAGTCCAGACGCTGACCAAAGCCATGA is a genomic window containing:
- a CDS encoding DMT family transporter — its product is MGPAILTAFLFALSAIFGSRSARVFGSTTANLGRVIVALAMLGLWAFTFGKGLHGAGIYWLMFSGCIGFGFGDMALFGALPRIGPRLSLLLTQCLAGPVAGLVEWVWLKQKISFPEGICGAVILIGVAVALFPSGKTPVHRFFWSGVGFGVLSALGQGTGAVLSRKANWINLAAATPIDGGTAAFQRMLGGFLITAILILSLKRGGRIGFLAPETGQLRRGWHYILINGLVGPSIGVGFYQFALSTTPSAIVLAIVATSPVIVMLLQYFMGEEKPGALSIAGAFVAVGGAIVLATMKS
- a CDS encoding sulfurtransferase, translated to MSTEYAHPEALVSTDWLAAHLTDPSIRIVESNEDVLLYATGHIPGAVHIDWRSDLQDNLIRDYISPEKFAEVASKNGITPETTVVFYGDKSNWWATYALWAFRLFGHEKVKVLNGGRDKWIAEGRDLTREKPAHAPTNYPVPAKRLDQEIRAFYEDALGHSKNHLPLIDVRSPGEFKGDITHMPEYPQEGVLRGGHIPGANSIPWKTAANDDGTFKSAEELTKIYTEGVGLKSDDDIIAYCRIGERSSHTWFVLTYLLGYEKVRNYDGSWTEWGNRVGSPIVRGI
- a CDS encoding SufE family protein; translated protein: MSHYPPKLTEIVELFEYLPDEEKVDALISYADQAKNQAPHEGEIFDLEDVRKDEECTDTVGVFLRVDEHQGAHFRISLGPQVQTLTKAMTAILCKGLEGVPAQEILDVESDFVPKLVGGELVRVRSQTVYYILTRMKSACKVWLNRQRAAAHAS